A genomic region of Venturia canescens isolate UGA chromosome 7, ASM1945775v1, whole genome shotgun sequence contains the following coding sequences:
- the LOC122413316 gene encoding tax1-binding protein 3 homolog: MCAKMAFQHQAGTVMECLSIPITLHKESEFNTNGEEVMKCGFKIGGGIDQDFRKSPQGYTDNGIYVTEVHEGSPAAKSGLRMHDKILQCNGYDFTMVTHKKAVGYIRKHPVLNLLVARKGVTST, translated from the exons ATGTGTGCAAAAATGGCATTTCAGCACCAGGCGGGCACTGTCATGGAGTGCCTGAGT ATACCCATAACATTACACAAAGAGAGTGAATTTAACACAAATGGTGAAGAAGTGATGAAGTGTGGTTTCAAAATTGGTGGTGGTATCGACCAAGACTTCAGAAAAAGTCCACAAGGATATACAGATAAC GGGATATACGTAACAGAGGTACACGAGGGTTCTCCTGCAGCAAAGAGTGGATTGAGAATGCACGACAAGATTTTACAATGTAACGGATATGATTTTACAATGGTGACCCATAAAAAAGCTGTTGGTTACATACGCAAACATCCTGTGTTAAATCTACTAGTCGCACGTAAAGGTGTAACAAGTACTTAA